In Lysobacter lycopersici, a genomic segment contains:
- a CDS encoding PA0069 family radical SAM protein produces the protein MPLERKTARPQANAIKGRGAASWVPGRYEKRQVEGEDDGWDTLYAEDDFTPDPRPETRVTEERARSIISRNQSPDIGFSQSVNPYRGCEHGCVYCFARPSHAYLDLSPGLDFETRLFAKTNAAELLRKELAKPGYVPHPIALGINTDGYQPIERERRITRECLEALAEARHPVSLITKSALIARDLDLLAPMARQGLVSVMLSVTTLDNKLSSQLEPRAAAPHTRIKTIAALHEAGVPVGVLVAPIIPMVTDRHLEHILEAAHAAGARAAGYVLLRLPHELKQVWREWLELHVPERAGHVMSLVQQMRGGKDYDSRFGTRMRGEGPFADLIAMRFAKARKRLGFPDLPPLRRDAFRAPKLDSPQGDLF, from the coding sequence ATGCCGCTCGAACGCAAGACCGCACGGCCGCAGGCGAACGCGATCAAGGGTCGTGGTGCCGCATCGTGGGTGCCGGGCCGCTACGAAAAACGGCAAGTCGAAGGCGAGGACGACGGTTGGGATACGCTCTACGCCGAAGACGACTTCACGCCCGATCCGCGCCCGGAAACCCGCGTCACCGAGGAGCGCGCGCGCAGCATCATCAGCCGCAACCAGTCGCCGGACATCGGGTTTTCGCAATCGGTGAATCCGTATCGCGGCTGCGAGCACGGCTGCGTGTACTGCTTCGCGCGGCCGTCGCACGCTTACCTCGACCTGTCGCCCGGCCTCGATTTCGAAACCCGGCTGTTCGCGAAAACGAACGCGGCCGAACTCCTCCGCAAGGAACTGGCGAAACCCGGCTACGTGCCGCATCCGATCGCGCTCGGCATCAACACCGACGGCTACCAGCCGATCGAACGCGAACGACGGATCACGCGGGAATGCCTGGAAGCGCTGGCCGAGGCGCGGCATCCGGTCAGCCTGATCACCAAGTCCGCGCTGATCGCGCGCGACCTCGACCTGCTCGCGCCGATGGCGCGGCAGGGCCTCGTCTCCGTGATGCTGTCGGTGACCACGCTCGACAACAAGTTGTCTTCGCAACTGGAGCCGCGCGCGGCCGCACCGCACACGCGGATCAAGACGATTGCCGCATTGCACGAGGCCGGCGTCCCCGTCGGGGTACTGGTCGCGCCGATCATCCCGATGGTCACCGACAGGCACCTGGAACACATCCTCGAGGCCGCGCACGCAGCAGGTGCGCGTGCGGCGGGCTACGTGCTGCTGCGCCTGCCGCACGAACTCAAGCAGGTGTGGCGCGAATGGCTGGAACTGCACGTGCCCGAACGCGCCGGGCACGTGATGTCGCTGGTGCAGCAGATGCGGGGCGGCAAGGATTACGACAGCCGCTTCGGTACGCGCATGCGCGGCGAAGGCCCGTTCGCCGACCTCATCGCGATGCGTTTCGCCAAGGCGAGGAAGCGCCT